In Alphaproteobacteria bacterium, the genomic stretch GGCAGGTTTAGGTAACCGTGAAAGACACCCGGCCCACGGGCGAGAACTTCTCCCGGCCGGTCTGCCGTGCCCGGCGGATCAGTTTTGAGTTCCACTCCCTTGACCGCCCGACCGGCTGTCTCCAGATGCCCTTCCCCCTGGCGGACCAGGGTAAGAAGCGGCGAGGTTTCCGTCAGCCCATAACCTGTCGCTACCTGCCACCCCAGCGCCTCGAGAGTGCGCGCGGTCCGCGGCTTGAGCGCGGCGCCGCCCGACACCACCGTCCGCAGCGCCGGGCCGAAACGGCGACGCAGGGGCCGGAACAGGGCCGGTCCGATCGGCAAACCGTAATCAAGAAAGAACCGGCTGAGCGCGAGGCCGCCATGGTAAAGGGACCGTCCCAAGGGGAGGCTGCTCGAAAACCGAGTCTCGATTCCGTCCGTCAGCGCCTCATAGAGGCGGGGGACGCCGATCATCAGCGTTGCCCTTCCGCGGTTCAGCGCATCCAGAATCTGGCCTCCCGTGAAGCCGGACGGCAACACAAGCGTGAGGCGGAGCGCCAGCGGCGCCAGTATCCCGATGACCAGCGGATACACATGGTGCGGCGGCAGGGGCAGGAGGATCCGGTCATCCCGGCTAACCACCCCAGCGCCGGCGAGGACGCCGAGCTGGTGAATGACGTTCTGGTGGGTCAGGGGGACACCCTTGGGTGGACCGGTGGTGCCCGAGGTATAAAACAGGATGGCCCGATCCTTCGGATCCGTTGCGGAATAAAGCGGTGTCTCCGTTTCCTGCTGTTCTTCTGTCCCCTGCCCGGCGGCTCCCGCCGCCCCAATTCTGGCCGCGATTATTCCGGCCCGATCGCAGGGCGCCTCGAACCGATCTGCCGCATCGGCCCCCAACAGCGCATGCCGCGCGCCGCTGTCCTTGAGGACGTGTTCGAACGACCTGATAGACATCTGAACATCGACCGGCACCGGACAGGCATTACAGTGAAAGAGAGCAAGCAAGTTGGTGACCCAGGCCAGACCGCCCTGGCCGGTCAGGACAACCGGATCACCCGCACCGATTCCCTGATCGCGCAGATGGCGGGCCTGCCGTGCGGCCGCCGCCGTCAGTTCCTCATAGGTCAGCCGCTGCTCTGTCCCGTCCTCGAAGGCGAGAATGGCGGTCCGACTGCCGGCCGAGGAAAGTTCGTTCACGAACGCCTGCAGCGAAGCCGGCGGAGCAAAAATTTCCGAAGAATCCGCAACCATCCGAACAGGCTAGAGTAAAAAAATTTTGTGGCTATGAGGTGGTGTAATGACTTGGGTCACAGAAATAGCTAGGCTTGCTTGCCTGCTTCCTCACCGAAGGGCCGGGAAAAGGCCGGATAGTGCAATCCTCCATCACCCACACAGGCAGAAGGCGCTGCCGGGCTGCCTTGCTGCTGGCCCTCGCCGTCATCGTGGCCGCCTGCGCGCCAGGAGTGCCGCCGCTCGCGTCATCCGTCCCGCCTGCCCCTTTAACCGAAACGGCCTATGTTTTTCGGGTCTCCTGGCATGCAGGCATCGTCGTCGCGCGGCGGGATATCTCTCCCTCGGCGATTCCTGAAATAGCTGATTTTCCGGAAGCCACTTATCTCGAATTCGGCTGGGGCGACCTCGATTACTATCGCGCAGACGACCCCGGCCCCTTCACGGCCCTGAAGGCTGGACTGCTGCCGTCGCGTTCGGTCATGCACATGGCCGCGTTCGACGCCCTGCCGCGTGCGGGAGATCGGCTAGTCGTTCTGCCCCTGTCTCGCGCCGAACTTGCGCGGCTTATCAGTGAGATTGGCGGCTCGTTCGCCCGCCCGTCGGCCGACCAGCCTGCGCTGCCGCTTGGGCCCGGGCTTTACGGGCAGAGTCTTTTTTACGCCGCCCACGGGCCGTTTCACGTCTTCAATACCTGCAATACCTGGGTTGCCCGGAAAATCGCCGCCGCAGGGGTCGAACTGAGCGCCACCGGTGTCGTTACCGCGACGCAGCTCTTCGAGCGCCTCAGGGGCCTGTCGCGTGTTCCCCGCCGCGAGACCGCGCCGCCCGATGGCGGGCCGGCCAATGCGGATGGTTATAAAAGCCCCTGATCCCTCGCCCGGCTGACGGCATGGGTCCGCCGATGAACCCCGAGCTTCTGATAGATCTGGTGGACATACCAGTTGACCGTGCCTACCGCGAGCGACAGGTCGCCCGCCACCTCGCCGTTGGTCATGCCTTGTGCGATCCGGCGCAATACTTCGCGCTCGCGCAGCTTTAACGGCGCGCCGGCACGATGAAGCTGCGGCCTCTCGCCGTCCGGCTGAAGCCCGGCCCGAGCAGCCGACCGCCGCAACAATTCAGGGGGGCACTGGTCCAGAACGATGCGCAGGTGAGAGGCTTCCGTCGCCGACAGCCCGCGGCGGCTGGCCAGTTCGCCAAGCCTGGCGACGACAACGTCACCTTCATCCAGAAAGGGCCGGATGGTTCCGGTCTCGGCCGCAATACGGATCGCGTCCCAGAGTCGGTCCAGGCCCTCTTCCTCGCAGTCTAGCCGGAACAGCATATCGGCAAGGACGATATTGAAATTGCAATCCGACCGCCGATAACCCCGGCGGCGAAGGAAGGCGATCCATGCACGCAGGACGGAAACGGCGCCACTGGCTTCATCCAGCCGGAATGCGACGCGGGCCCGGGCCAGGGCGCGCGCCTCGTCCGCCGAGGTCTGAAGACGTCCGGGATAAAAACCATCGGTCCCGTGATCCAGGAGCCCCTCGCGCCGGGCGAGCGCCAGAAATCCGCTGACATCCCCCTGCAGGCCGAGCCCGCGGAGGCGCTCCTCCACAAGGTGTGCACGCAGACGTGAAAACCCGTGCGCCGCCGCACAGTCGAGCCCCCGCGCGAAAATCTCGGCCACTTCTTCATGCAACCGCCCCATATCGGCGAGACGCATCCCCGCGACATATCCCGCGATCAACTGATCGACCACACCGAGCGTGGTCGCCTTGTTGAGA encodes the following:
- a CDS encoding DUF2459 domain-containing protein, with product MQSSITHTGRRRCRAALLLALAVIVAACAPGVPPLASSVPPAPLTETAYVFRVSWHAGIVVARRDISPSAIPEIADFPEATYLEFGWGDLDYYRADDPGPFTALKAGLLPSRSVMHMAAFDALPRAGDRLVVLPLSRAELARLISEIGGSFARPSADQPALPLGPGLYGQSLFYAAHGPFHVFNTCNTWVARKIAAAGVELSATGVVTATQLFERLRGLSRVPRRETAPPDGGPANADGYKSP